The Lytechinus pictus isolate F3 Inbred chromosome 5, Lp3.0, whole genome shotgun sequence DNA segment AAAGatgcatttattaaaaaaagatagatcatgtaaagaaaaaaacccacaatAAACAAGGATAAACAAGGATAAAGGGAAAATTCCAACGGACTTCATGCTTGAAGTGTAAAATCAAACTTTAAACcccattttgttaatttttcctCAATCTTTACATGAAAATTTGCTACATTgaatcaagtacatgtagttgataATTTAATGATTTGAGGATTTGGACAAATTAgtacaagaaatataaaaatgaaatctgTTTGACTAATTTCAAACTATTTGTATatgaaaatctattttttgCAGACTAATTATGACTTTTGAGTTCATTACGCTATTCACGTTCTATCTGCTCAGAGAGTATCCCTATGGACTAGTATTATGTGTTCATATTCATCGTGCGTATACATAAAAGCATGTATGTTTAATTTCTATTTCTGGTTTCCAGATGGATCTAATCCTATACTTACAAAGTAGCAGAACAGAGCAATTAACAAGTAAAGATGGGTTAGCTGGAGCTCTTCATAATGTTCCTAAGACAGGTATTACTGGGTAAGTAGTTATGTTATCACTTCCCAATATACAGTTACtataatgccaaagttaccaACTTAccaaacatgtagttgattgTAAGTTTTTGATGAAACCAGCTCTAAACATCAATTTTTAAAGGGTATTAAACAAGGTTTTTCATTTGAATAGTGGTAGAATTCAGAATTCAGAACACTGACCAATATTTGAGGGACATCTGttgggatatacatgtatgtaaattgaAATGATATAAGAGAATTGAAATTGTCAAACAGGAACTGAACTAACTGATACCTGAGATCCCTAATTCATTTGATTAGGATTTTTGTTAGGCTTGAGAGACACATGCGTCGAGTTTGAAGCCGCCTCCAATGCCGGCCTCAAGCCTGAAATTTGGTTTGTGTACACATACACCAGAAGTAGAATGAAACCGCCTTGAGATTCTTTATCCATATTCAATTGACACGTGTGCCTGTCTTTTCACGTCAACAGTTTCTATTGTTCGTTAGCAATAACTATTGTTTGCTATTATACATATTATAGTTCAGTGGTCAAGCTGCCTTTTGGGTGTACTTGGTCCGGTCTGGCAATCAAAAATAGTGAGCATACAGTATACACAAATGTTGAGCCACCTTCAAGCCGGCCTCAGTCCACCTTGGACGTATGTGTATCATGGGCCAGAAGACCTGCTACATACAGTATCATTGAAGACAAAGTCAGTGATTTCTTGTTTTGAATTTTAACGTTCCTTAATAGTGTTAAACTCTTGTTTGTTTTATGAATGCAGGGTTCCAGAATTTGACATGACTTTGAAATCGGAAGAACAATAGGCCTACTAGAGTAAAAAGGGGATAAGATGgatatttaatatttgttttatttgatttgattaggATCTGTGTGGATCAGAAACATGGGGATATTCTACACATCTTGGCTGAAGATGATCCCATATGTGGTCTCTTGCAGGGTACAACTCTACCTCTCTCTCAGAACAAAAGAGGTAAGTAGAGATTGTTTAAATATAGGGACCTAGGAATTTTTCAGAAAGAAAATGTCCTTGCATGTTGTATGTATTACATCACTGCAACCCAGAACTTTATCACACTGCAATTAGCCCTATTTATACAAttctatgaaattttcagtgctttgCTTCATCTATTTTTCCtgtatttatttccatgtaATACATAGCAGttagtcccgggggggggggggggggcactcagtatataatgagtggtgggtatgtgccgcggagggaacccccatttttacactcaaatttctgttccaaggcgtagcatttttatctttttgagaacaaaaacaaagaaagccgctccaaagcatagcatttccttcttatcgagaaaaaaagaagaaagaaatcgttccaaagcttcgcatatttttcgatACACCGTTCCGGCCGCATTGATccgctacaatgagctgcaaatttgatgaaaagcGGCTGCAGAGCGATATCCGACCATGgtctctgcgcgagcgcacccggcgcccgtgccacCAGGCTAGCtacatgcacgtatgcccgttccgtAGGGATGCATgcgcactcacacgcaggcgaccagTTCTAAGGACccctgttttcacaaacatttgtagttccgaagtcTGTTCtaaggaccctcctttttacaataagcccgctccagaGTTCCCGTTTTCTGTCTCGCCTGTGGCACATACCTACCactttttggtcgagtacccccccccccccccccccgggcagttagtatcattattttgttatcagttattatcattactgatttttgtattttttttaaattattgttgATCAATATCTTCCTACAATGTAACATACCAATGTAAAAATCATCAGTTGATATGTTAAAagctaaaataaattttaaggAGTCTTAGACCAATTGAATCACAGAAATTTGTTTTCACCTCCTGTGGAATCCCCAAAGtgtttttgatgattttaaaaGGAATTTTTAGA contains these protein-coding regions:
- the LOC129261266 gene encoding uncharacterized protein LOC129261266, with product MAEALLALVAANNFSEAETAIKETYGCCFTNMMDLILYLQSSRTEQLTSKDGLAGALHNVPKTGITGICVDQKHGDILHILAEDDPICGLLQGTTLPLSQNKRELTVM